The sequence GGCGCCGATCGGGGCGCCGCCTGCCAGCGCCTTGGCGAGCGTCATGATGTCAGGGGTTATGCCGAAGTGTTCGTGGGCAAACATCTTGCCGGTACGCCCCATGCCGACCTGCACCTCGTCGAAGATGAGGATGAGGTTGTTCTCGTCGCAGATCTTGCGCACTTCCTGGAAGTAGGCCGCGTCGGGGACCACCACGCCCCCTTCGCCCTGGATCGGCTCCAGCATCACGGCGCAGGTGCAGGGGCCGATGGCCTCCCTGAGCGCCTGGGCGTCGTTGAAGGGGATGTGACGGAAGCCGTGCAGGAGCGGATCGAAGAATTTCTGCACCTTCTCCTGGCCGGTGGCCGAGACGGTCGCCATGGTCCGGCCGTGGAAGGAGGAGATGGCGGTGATGATCTCGTAGCGGTCGACGCCGTACTTCTCACGGCTGTACTTCCTGGCGAGCTTGATGGCCGCCTCGTTCGCCTCAGCGCCCGAGTTGCAGAAGAAGGCCTTGTTGGCGAAGGAGAGGTTGCAAAGGAGCTCGGCGAGCTCGATCTGGGTCGGGATATTGTAGTAGTTGGAGCAGTGGATCAGCTCCGCGGCCTGTTTGGCGAGTGCTGCCGTCACCTTCGGGTGGCAGTGCCCCAGGTTGTTGACGGCCACCCCGGCCAGGAAGTCGAGGTAGCGTTTGCCGTCCGCATCCCAGAGGTAGCACCCCTCGCCCTTAACCGGCACCAGCGGGTACCGGCCGTACGTCTTCATGATATATTTGTCGCCCTTCTCGATCCATGCTGATGAATTCATAAAACCTCCTGAAACCCCGTTCAACGTTCAGCGTTCAACGTTCGATGGAAGACCTCCGTAAGAAGCGTCTCCACCTTGGCTGCGCCGTACCGGTTAAAGGCCATAGGCGCGGCAGTTGTTGAACATCGACTTTTGAATCTTGAACGGCAGTCCCGTGCCGTACCGGTCAGATGACCATCGGCACAACACTTGTTTAACGTCGAACGTTGAACGTTGAACGGCAGTTAAGCGTTAAGCCTGTATCTCCGTCCCTATTCCGACGTTGGTGAAGATCTCCAAAAGGATGGCGTGCTCGATCCTGCCGTCGACGATGTGGGCCTTCTTCACGCCTGCGGCGAGCGCGTCGGTGCAGCAGGTGACCTTCGGTATCATCCCCCCGGTCACGGTGCCGTTTTCGATCAGCGCGGGGACGTCGGCAAGCGGGATGCTGGAAAGCAACTCCCCTTCCTTGTCCTTCACACCGGAGACGTCGGTCAAAAGGATCAACTTCTCCGCCCCGAGCGCCGCGGCAACCTTGCCGGCCACCACGTCCGCGTTGATGTTGTAACTCTGCCCGTCGCGCCCCACACCTACCGGTGCGATCACCGGGATGAAGCCACCCTTCTCCAATGCCTGCAAAATGGCGGGATTCACTTCGACGACATCTCCCACGAAGCCGATGTCGACCATCTCGACCCCGCCGTCCTGTCGTCGGATTTCCTGGAGCAGTTTTTCGCAAACAAGGAGGCTGCCGTCCTTGCCGGAGAGACCGGCGGCACGGCCGCCGTGCTGGTTGATGTAGCCGACCACCTCGCGGTTCACCTGGCCGGTGAGCACCATCTCGACGACCCCCATGGTCTCCGCGTCCGTCACACGCATCCCTTGAACGAACTCCGACACGATGCCGTAGCGCTTCAGTGTCTCGTTGATCTGGGGACCGCCGCCGTGCACTACCACGGTGTTGATGCCGATGTATTTGAGTAGGATTATGTCTAGGGCAAAAGACTTTCTGAGCTTCTCTTCTGCCATGGCGTGACCGCCATACTTGATGACGATGGTCTTTCCGGAAAAACGTCTGATGTAGGGGAGCGCCTCCATGAGAGTGCTCGCCTTTTCTATGAGATGCTGCATAGGTGCCTCTTCCAGCGTTAATTAGTGCACAGAAAGACGTTAATATAGCAGATAGAGGGAAATAATCAACTTGAAACAGGGCTAAGACTGAAGGTTATCAGGGGCTTTGGCTTGCTGTGTTGGGAAGGGTGATCAGGACGCGGGTCCCCTGGTTCTCTTCGCTCTCGATGCTGATACTGCCGCCGTGCATGCGGATGAACTCGCGGGCGTAAAAGAGACCGAGCCCGAAGCCGCGCACCTGGCCGGTCCGGTCGGCGTCGACCTGGTAGAACTTCTCGAAGAGCTTGGGTAACTGATCCTTGGAGATGCCGATGCCGTTGTCTTCGACGCTGATCTCGCACTGGCCATCGGCGTTTCGCATGTTGACGCATACCACGCCGTCTTCCCTGGAAAACTTGATGGCATTGTCGATCACCTGGCGCAGGGCGAAGCTGATCTTGTCGCGGTCCAGCATAAGCTCCGGGATCGTCTGCTGTGTGATGTGCGTCGTGACACCGGGGCGGGCGGCGATGATGTAGGCCTCGCTCAGGATCTTGGGGAGGAGCAGGTTCAAGGTGCACGGCTCCAGATGCAGGCCGCCGCCGCTGTCCATGACCGAGGAGAAGGTGAGGAGGTCGGTGACGAGGTTCCCCAAGTAGCAAGCCTCGTTGTAGATCAGCTTGATGTGCTCTTTGGCACCGTCGTCGGAAGGATCGATGATGCCCGAGGCTAAGTTCTGCAGGAAAAGCGAGATCGAGGTGATCGGCGTGCGGAACTTGTGGGAGATGAGCGAGAGAAAGACCGTTTTGAAGCGGTCGAGGTTTCTCAGGTTGGCGATCTCTTCCTTGAGTGCCTTCTTGACGAGGGCCTTTTCGATGGCGCTTTTGAGCTGCAGGAGGTTGAGCGGCTTGGTGATGAAGTCGTCCGCATCCGCCTTGAGCGCCTTCAGGATGAGGTCTTTATCGGCGAAGCCGGTCATGATGATCACCACCATGGTCGGCTCACGCTCCTTGAGTTTCTTCAGCAGTTCGATGCCGTCCAGCCTCGGCATCATCACGTCGGTCAGGATCACGTCGATGCCGCCGCGCAGGAAGATCTCGTACGCCTCCTGGCCGTCCGCCGCCTCAACGATGTCGTAGCCGTTCAGGACCCTCTTGCACAGGTCGCGGATCACCGCTTCATCGTCGACGAGGAGGACGGTTTTCCTTTCCCTGTCCTGCAGGGGGGCGAGACTTTGGTTGGAGGTCAGTTCGAGCATCGGCATGTCCCGCTTTTACTGGATTTATCGACCTGCGTGCGTAATTGCTACCCTACGATGTTGTACACGGCCTCGAGCGCCTCGGCGAGGTTCTCGGGCTTGGTGCCGCCGGCCTGGGCGAGCTCGGGCTTGCCGCCGCCGTTGCCGCCGACGATCGGTGCGATCGCCTTGATGATGTCACCGGCCTTCCAGCGCGCGGTGAGGTCGGCGGTGACCGCGACCAGGAGGTTCGCCTTGACGCCGTCGGCGGTCCCGAGCACGATGATACCGGAGCCGATCCTGTCCTTCAGCGTGTCGGAGAGCTCGCGCATCGCCTTGGCATCGCCGTCCACCTTCACGGAGAGGATCTTGACGCCGTTTTGCTCGCGTACCTGCTGAATGAGGTCGGCGGACTTGGAGGCGTTCATCTTCGCCTGCAGCCCCTCGAGCTCTTTTTGCAGTTCGCGCTGGGCCGCGAGGAGCTTCTCGACGCGGTCGAGAACGCTCACCCCTTCGGCCTTCAGGAGAGCGGCGACGCTTCTCTGCTCGTCTTCCATCTGGTGCACCACGGCGAGCGCGCCGTTGCCGGTCTGCGCCTCGATCCTTCTCACCCCGGCGGCGATCCCTGCCTCGGAGATGATCTTGAATAAGCCGATCTCGCCCGCGCCGTGCACGTGGGTGCCGCCGCAAAGCTCCATCGACACGTCGCCCACGCGTACCACGCGCACCACGTCGCCGTACTTCTCGCCGAAAAGCGCGGTGGCCCCGCCGGCAAGCGCCTCGGCTGCCGCCATCTCGCGGGCGTCTACGGGCGCGTTACCCATGACGTGCCCGTTCACGATAGTTTCGACCCTGCGGATCTCCTCGGCGGTCATCGGGCTGAAGTGGGTGAAGTCGAAGCGGAGGCGGTCCGGGGTCACCAGAGAGCCTGCCTGCTTCACGTGGTCGCCCAGCACTTCCCTTAAGGCTGCCTGCAGAAGGTGCGTCGCGGTGTGGTTGCGCGCGGTGGCGGCGCGCCCTGCGGTAGCGACCTTCAGGTCGACCGCCTCGCCGTTACGGATGTTGCCGGAGACCACCTTGCCGCGGTGCACGATGAGGTCGGTGAAGGGGCGGCTGGTGCTTTCCACCTCGATGTGCGCGGCACCGGTGGAGATGCTGCCGGTATCGCCGGCCTGGCCGCCGGACTCGCCGTAGAAGGGGGTCTTCGCGGTGATGATCTCGACCTCGTCGCCGGCGTTCGCCTCCTCGACAAGGACGCCACCCTTTACGATGGCGCTGATGGTGGAGTAGGTGGTCTGCTCGGTGTAGCCTACGAAGTCGCTCGCGATGCCGGAGCCGTGCAGTTCCTTGTAGATGGAGGCAAGGCCCTGCTCGCCCGACCCCTTCCAGTTCTCCCTCGCCTTGACGCGCTGCTTCTCCATGCAGAGGGCGAAGCCGTCCTCGTCCAGGGTGAGCCCTTCAGCCTCGACGATGTCGGCAGTGAGGTCGACCGGGAAGCCGAAGGTGTCGTACAGCTTGAAGATCACCTCGCCGGAGAGGACCTTGTCACCCTTGGCCCTGAGCGCAGCGGTCTCCTCGTTCAGTATGGCGAGGCCGCGGTCGAGGGTCTCGATGAAGCGCTCTTCCTCGGCCTTGATCACCTTCTTGACGTAATTCTCGCGCTCGAGCAGTTCCGGGTACGCATCGCCCATCATCATGTTGACGGCGTCGACCACGCGGTAGAGCATCGGCTCGGAGACCCCCAGCATCTTACCGTGGCGGGCGGCGCGGCGCATGATGCGGCGCAGCACGTAGCCGCGCCCCTCGTTGGAGGGAAGCACGCCGTCGCAGATGAGGAAGGTGGTGGCGCGGGAGTGGTCGGCGATGACGCGCATGGAGACGTCGTCTTTCTCGTCGTCGCGGTACTTCTTGCCGCAGATGGTCTCGATGTGGCGGATGATCCCCTGCAGCAGATCGGTGTCGTAGTTGGAGGTGACCCCCTGCATGACCGCGGAGATGCGCTCAAGGCCCATGCCGGTATCGACCGAGGGTTTGGGGAGCGGCGTCATGGTGCCATCCTTGTCGCGGTTGAACTGCATGAAGACGTTGTTCCAGATCTCCATGTAACGGTCGCAGTCGCAGCCGACGGCGCAGTCGGGGGAGCCGCATCCGGTGCCGGGGCCGTTGTCCCAGAAGATCTCGGAGCAGGGGCCGCAGGGGCCGGTGTCCCCCATGGACCAGAAGTTGTCCTTCTCGCCGAAACGGTAGATGCGCTCGCGCGGCACCCCTTCCTGGTTGTGCCAGATGTCCGCCGCCTCGTCGTCGTCGTTGTACACCGTCACGTAGAGGCGGTCCTTGGAAAGGCCGAGCTCAACGGTGAGGAATTCCCAGGCATAGGCGATCGCGTCCTTCTTGAAGTAGTCGCCGAAGGAAAAGTTGCCGAGCATCTCGAAGAAGGTGTGGTGGCGTGCGGTGCGGCCGACGTTTTCGAGGTCGTTATGTTTGCCGCCGGCACGGACGCATTTCTGCGAGGATACGGCGCGGATGTAGTCGCGTTTTTCAAGGCCCAGGAAGACGTCCTTGAACTGGTTCATCCCCGCGTTGGTGAAAAGCAGGGTGGGATCGTTTTTGGGGATGAGGTTCGAGCTCTCCACCAGGGTGTGACCCTTTTTCTGAAAAAAGTTGAAGAACTGCGCCCGGATCTCTTTGCCTGTCATAAAAAACCTCAACTGAAATGGAATATCTAAACCATGTTTGTTCAAGCAGCCTTCTCTCACCTTGGGAAGGGAAGGTTAAAGTCCCCCTTTGCGAAGGGGGATTTAGGGGGATTTTGCGGGGGCGGCAGAGGCAAATCCCCCCTGTCCCCCCTTCGCAAAGGCTACGGGGGGCAGGCTCCCCCTTCGCAAAGGGGGGGACGCTTCGGCGCGAGCAGCGCTTAGTGGCAGCTGTAATCAGCGATCCCCGCTATTCCCTGAAGAACCTTCCCGCCTTTCAATCCTCCTGCGCCCTCAGCTCCCTGAAGATCGCGGAGAGGGAAAACCCCTTCCTCTGCAGGTAACCGATGATGCGCCGCTTTTCCTTGTCGCTTGCGGACGCCGGGTCGAAGCCGGGATAGCGCCGCTCGATGGTCTGTACCAGGAGCTCCCGCTCGCTGTACTCACCGGAAAGCTCTTCAAGCACCTGGCTCACGATTGGTCCGGCCACGCCGCGCTTGGCTAGTTCCAGCTTGAGCCGCGGGCCGACCCCTCTGCCGTTTCGAAGCGCCGACGAGGCGAAGGTGCGCGCGAAGCGCAGATCGTCCAGGTAGCCGAGCTCCTTCATCCGGGCCACCGCCGCCTCGCTCTCCCCTTCCTCGTACCCCTTGCCGGAAAGCTTCTTTCTAAGCTCCGCCTCGGAGTGGTCGCGCAGGGTGAGAAGCCGCAGACAGCAGTCGAGCGCCGTGCCGCGCTGCACCTAGTACTTCTCGATGACCAGCTCCTTGTCGCCACCCTCCGCCGGAGCTGCCTCGTCGGTGAAGGTGTCCCAGTTGGAGTCCGAGGTGGACGAGATGCCGGATACCTTGAGGGCGAAGTCGTCGGGGTTGCTCGACTGGCGCATGGCCTCTTCGTAGGTGATGAGTTTCCTGGTCAAGAGCTGCATGAGCGACTGGTCGAAGGTCTGCATGCCGTAGGTCGTATGCCCCTGGGCGATGGCCTCCGGGATCTGCTTCGTCTTCTCCTTGTCGTCGATGCAGTCCCTGATGCGGGCGGTGCCGATCATGACCTCGACCGCGGGGACGCGCCCCTTGCCGTCCATGCGCGGCACCAGGCGCTGCGAGATGACCCCTCTCAGGATCCCCGCGAGCTGCATCCTCACCTGTCTCTGGTGGAAGGGGGGGAAGACGGAGATGACGCGGTTGACGGTCTCTGCGGCGTCCAGGGTGTGCAGCGTGGAGAGCACCAGGTGCCCCGTCTCGGCCGCGGTGAGTGCCGTCTCGATGGTCTCGTAATCGCGCATCTCGCCGACCAGGATGACGTCCGGGTCCTGCCTCAAGGCCGAGGTCAGCGCCTTGCCGAAGGTGAGCGTGTCGAAGCCGACCTCGCGCTGGCTGATGAGGCTCTTCTTGTCCTTGTGCAGGTACTCGACCGGGTCCTCGATGGTGATGATGTTGCAGGTCCTGTGCTCGTTGATGTAGTCGATCATGGAGGCGAGCGTTGTGGACTTGCCGGAGCCGGTGGTGCCGGTGACGAGGATCAGGCCGCGCTGCTCGAGGGAGAGCTTTTTAAGGACCGGCGGCAGGTTCAGCGATTCCAGCGTGGGGATGGCGATCGGGATGGCGCGCAGCACCATGGCGACCGTGCCGCGTTGGGCGAAGGTGTTGACGCGGAAACGCCCGAGCCCCGGGACCCCGTAGGAGAGGTCGACCTCGTAGTTCTCCTCGAAGATCCGCTTCTGGCGATCGTTCATGATGGAGAACGCCATGTTCCTGACCGCCTCGCTGGAGAGGCGTTCCGCGTTGGGGATGGCGCGCAGGGATCCGTCGATCCTGACGATGGGGGGAAGCCCCGCCTTCAGGTGGATGTCGGACCCCTTGGCCTTCATGGCTATGCCGAGGATCTCGTTGAGGGTCATGGCTTAGGCTGCGCCGGACGCGGCGTCTTGTTGCGGTGCGGTGAGTTTTTCCCTGATCTCGGCGAGGATCTCCGGGTGCTCCTTTAGGAACAGTCGGGAGTTCTCGCGACCCTGGCCGATGCGCTCCTTGCCGTATGAGAACCAGGCGCCACTCTTTTCGACGACGTTGCGCTCAACGGCTAAGTCGAGGACGTCGCCTTCCTTGGAGATACCCTCGCCGTAGAGGATGTCGAATTCGACCTCCTTGAACGGGGGGGCCACCTTGTTCTTCACCACCTTCACGCGGGTTCTCGAGCCGATCATGTCGTTGCCCTGCTTGAGCGCCGCGATCTTCCTGATGTCCATGCGCACGGAGGCGTAGAACTTGAGGGCGTTGCCGCCGGTGGTGGTCTCGGGGTTGCCGAACATGACGCCGATCTTCATCCTGATCTGGTTGATGAAGATGACGCAGCAGTTTGACTTCGAGATGATGCCGGTGAGTTTCCTGAGCGCCTGGGACATGAGGCGTGCCTGCAGGCCCATGTGCGAGTCACCCATGTCCCCCTCGATCTCCGCCTTCGGAACCAGCGCGGCGACGGAGTCGACGACGAGGACGTCGATGGCGCCGGAGCGCACCAGGGTCTCGGCGATCTCGAGTGCCTGCTCGCCGGTGTCCGGCTGCGAGACGAGGAGGTCGTCGGTCTTGACGCCGAGCTTTCTCGCGTAGCCGATGTCGAGGGCGTGCTCCGCGTCGACGAAGGCGGCGATGCCGCCCAGTTTCTGGGCCTCGGCGATGACGTGCAGGGCGAGGGTGGTTTTACCGGAGGATTCCGGTCCGAAGATCTCGATGACGCGGCCGCGGGGGACGCCCCCCACCCCAAGCGCCAGGTCCAGAGAGAGGGAGCCGGTCGGGATGGCCGCCACGTCCGGGAGCGCCTCCTCGTTGCCCAGCCTCATGATGGCCCCTTTGCCGAACTGTTTCTCAATCTGGCTCATCGCCAGGTCCAGGGCCTTTTCCGCTTTTTCCTTATCGAGCATCGTTTTATATCTCCTTCGCCTTTCCAGGCGGTTTTTGGGTCTGGGTTTTCAGCCCATCACACATAGCACAAGTAAAACCGCAAACGCAAGGTTCAAGGGCACGATCGACGACATGGTTCTACGTTCTATGTTCTACGTTCTACGTTGAACCTTAAAAAATCGGGGTTCCGCTTTGCGTCGGCGTCCATTTTCCTGCGCGCTTGCCCCACGAGCCTGCAACGTAGAACTTAGACGTAGAACATAGAACGGGTTCTAAAACAAAGCAGGCTGGATAAGTTCCTGCTCGAGCGGGAGCACGAGGAAGAAGGAACTCCCATCGCCGCTCTCCACCCAGACCATGCCGCCGTGCGCCTCGACCATCCCCTTGACGATGGCAAGCCCCAGCCCGGCCCCGCGTCCCTGCCGCCGCCCGCTCGAGTGGTGCCGGATCTCGCCTACCTCGTAGAAGATCTCGAAGACGCGCTGCTGCTCGTCCAGCGGAATGCCGATGCCGCCGTCGCGCACCTCGACCTCCAGATAGCAGCGTTCGCCGCAGCGCCTCAGGAACTCGGGGTTGAAGCGGGTGAGCGTGCCGGAGCGCACCGAGAGGGCCTCGTGGTCGACGACGCGGCCGGTCACCACGATCTCGCCCCCTTCGGGGCTGAAGCGGATCGCGTTCAGCAAAAGCTCGTAGAAGACCCGCTCCAGGTAGGTGCAGTCCCCCTGGAAGAAGGGGAGATGATCGAGTTCGCGCAGGGTGATCGCCTGCCCGCGCTCCTCGAAGAGCGGCTGGAGCTGGTCCAGGAGATTTTCGAGCAGCATGCGCAGGTGGATGGCGCTCGTCTCGAGCCCATCCCTGCGCGCCTCCAGTCGGATCAGCTTCAAAAGATCGGCGACCAGGGCCTTCAGGCGCAGGCTCCCGTCGCGCACCATCTCGAGCACCTGGCAGGCGTCTTCCTGGGAGACCCATTCCTGCTGCAGCAGGTGGTCGACGCCCGCCACGATGCTGGTGAGCGGCGTGTTGAACTCGTGGGAAACCATCCCGAGGAACTGGTTCTTCATGCGATCCAGGCGGGTCTGCTCCTGATGCGCCTGTTCAATGAGGGCGAGGTTCTGCTTGAGTTTCGTCTCAGAGAGGGAAAGGCTGTGGCTGCTCCTCTCCAAAAGGCGGTGCGAGCGGAGCAGCTCCTCGCTCTTCCACTTGAGCTCGTCGAAAAGCCGCACCTGCTCGATGATGTTCCCCATCTGCCTGCCGACGCTCTCAAGGAAGCGGAGCTCCTTCGGGCCGTAGTTGTGCGGGACGCGGTGGATGAGATGGATGAAGCCCAAAAGGCGCTCCTGCGAGCGGATCGGGATCGAGGTGAGGCTCCCCCAGCCGTTGCAGGCGTCCTGAAGCGGCGCGACGCTGACTTCGCTCAACCGTTCAGGGCCACCCTCCACGCTCTCCGTGATGACCCGCTCCAGTTCGGCTGGGGCCTGTCGCGAGGCGCAAAGGGCGGGGGAGGGGGCCTCCGGCGTTGAGAGGTGCAGCGTCCCACCCTCGGCATCGAAACGCTCCATCAGCTCGAGGAGGGTCTCCTCCTGCATCGTTTTCAGGTCGGTCCCCTGGCTCATGCTGGCAAGCATGTTGTTGAGGATGGAGAGCTCGCGGTTTCTCTGCCAGATCTCGTGCTCGGTGCGCCGCTTTTCCGTGATGTCGCGCAAAAGACAGTGCGCCACCTGCTCGTCGCCCAGGTCGATGAGGCGGGCGTTTATCTCGCCCATGAAGAGGGAGCCGTCCTTTCTCTTCATCTGGGCGCAGTCCCAGTCCGCCTCCCCCTGGCGCACGAGCTGATAGATGAAGGTGCGCAGCCGGTCGTGTTCGGAAGTGGCGAAGATGTCGCGCACCTCCATGGAGGCGAGCTCCTCCTTGCTGAAACCGATGAGCTCACGCCCAAGGCGGTTTTCTTCCTGCAGCAGCCCCGTCTTCACGTGGAAGATGAATATCGCGTTGCCCGCCCCCTCGAGGAGGCTCTTGTAGCGCCGGGCGCTCTTTAGCGCCTCCTGCTGCATCTCGTCGATCTCGCGGCGCAGCCCGTCCACCATGCTCGCCTGGCGCTGCCTGAATAGCGCCACGAAGCAAAGGAGCACCGTCGCCAGCGACACGGAGACGCTGAAGTGGAGCCACCCCGGCAGCGGCGTGTACTGCTCGATCAAAAGGAGCAGCAGCTCGCAGGCGACTATGAGTAGGAGCGGTGCAAAGTGCACGGCGATCCCCCTGGTGTGATGGGACGCTTGTCGGCGCCCGGTTTACCTAATGGAGGGTGAGGAGGTGTTTGCGCAGCCAATCCAGCGCGGTAAAGGTGGTGATGGAGCGGACGCGGGTCCGGTCTCCCTGGAAATTGAAACGTTCGGCGCGGCAGCCGGTGGCGTCGGCGATGCCGATGTACACGGTGCCGACCGGTTTTTCCGCCGTGCCGCCATCGGGGCCGGCGATGCCGGTCACCGAAACGGCGAGGTCGCTGCCCGCAGCCTTTCGGGCACCTTCGGCCATGGCGCGCGCCACTTCCGCGCTCACGGCGCCGTGCTGTTCGATGAGCTCGGCCGGCACGCCGAGCATGCGTGTCTTCGCCTCGTTGCTGTAGGTTACGTTCCCCTCGAGGAAGTACGCGGAGCTCCCTGCCATGGCGGTGATCCGGGAGGCGATCATCCCGCCGGTGCAGGATTCGGCGAGGGAGAGCGTCACCTTCTTCTCCCGGAAAAGCCGTGCGAGTACGCAGTCCATGGTGTCGCCGTCTTCGGCGAAAAGAAATTCCGCAAGGCGCTCCCGCACCGCAGCCGCCGTCGTCTCGAGAAGCGCCGCGTCGGCTGCCGCGGCCCGCAGGATCACGTGGATCTCCGGGTACTTCACGCAGTAGGCAAGCTGCACCGGGCCGCCGCCGGACAAGGCCCCTTCCAGGCGCTCCGCTATGGCCGCCTCGGGAATGCCGAAAAGTCTCAGGGTGATCCGCCGCCACGGCGCGGGAAGCCTTTTCCCCAACGCCGGGAGGACCGTGTCGGCAAGCATCCGCTCCATCTCGAACGGGACACCGGGGAGGAAGGAGATCTCCGCGCCCCTGATGCCAACCGTGAAACCGCAGGCGGTGCCGAGTGGGTTCGGGATCAGGCGGCACCCGCGCGGCACAAGGGCCTGGCGCTTGTTGGACGGGTGCAGCGGCCTGGCGATCCTTTCCTCGAAGCGGGCGAGATGGTCGAGGGCCTCCTGCGAGAGCTCGAGCGGTACCCCCGCGGCACGGGCCGCCGCCTGCGCCGTGTAGTCGTCAGGGGTGGGGCCGAGTCCGCCGGTGGCGATCACCGCGTCACTTGACCCGGCAAGCTCGAGAATCGCCTCAACGATGGCATCCTCGTCGTCCGGGACGGTGACGTGCCGGAAAACGCGCGCGCCGGCTTCGTAGAGCCGGTCCGCGATGTGGGCCGCGTTCGTGTCCACCACCTCGCCGGAGAGGAGCTCGTCGCCTATGGAGAGGACGGATACCCTCACGGCAGGAACCTCAGTGCGAGGTGCGTCGCAGCGCAGGCGTAGATCCCGGCCACGATGTCGTCCATCACCACGCCGTAGCCGTTTTTGAGCGACCGGTCGAACCAGCGCGCCGGCTGCGGCTTGACGATGTCGAAGATGCGGAACATGACGAAGCCGGTGAGCACCCCGATCCAGGTGGCGGGGACCGCGATCATGGTGACGAGATACCCCGCCACCTCGTCGATGACGATCTTTCCGGAGTCGTGCTCGCCCCAAAGCTCCTCGCCGAAACCGGCGGCCCAGCAGGCGAAAACGGTGAAGGCCACCGTGGTCAGAAGGTAGAGCGACAGCGGCATGCGCGACAGGAGCAGGAAGAAAGGGATCGCCCCCGCGGTCCCGACCGTCCCCGAGGCAAAGGGGGCGAAGCCGGTGCCGAACCAGGTGGCTGAAACGATTACGAATTTTTTCATCCCTTGCTGCACTCCCTTTCCACGATGCGGTACACGTCGATGAGCGGCATCCCCTTTTCCAGCGCGACGGCGCGGCACGAATCGTATTCCGGCGTCACCCGCCCGTCCCCCAGCACCTTGACGGACACGCGCCCGACGGAGGTCTCGCGGCTCTCCACGCGGCGCTGCGCGACGATGCGGTTCGCGGGATAGTAGCGAAGGCCGATGGCGCTCGACTCGGATAACACGATTGCTGAGAGGCGCTCGAGGTCGGCCGGTTTCGCGATGACGGTGAGCCGGGTCCCCGGGCGGTTCTTCTTCATCTGCAGAGGGGAGAAGGCGACGTCGAGGGCGCCGGCCTCCATGAGCCGCTCCATCAGGAAGCCGAAGATCTCTGCGGGCATGTCGTCGATGTGGGTCTCGAGGACCAGCACCTCCTGCGCCGCGCCGGGCGTTGCCTCCTCACCGAGCACCAGACGAAGCAGGTTCGGCAGTTCCGGAAAATCCTTCTCCCCAGCACCGTAGCCGGTCCCTTTCACGGTCATAGCCGGTGGGGCGCC is a genomic window of Geomonas ferrireducens containing:
- a CDS encoding acetylornithine transaminase, with the translated sequence MNSSAWIEKGDKYIMKTYGRYPLVPVKGEGCYLWDADGKRYLDFLAGVAVNNLGHCHPKVTAALAKQAAELIHCSNYYNIPTQIELAELLCNLSFANKAFFCNSGAEANEAAIKLARKYSREKYGVDRYEIITAISSFHGRTMATVSATGQEKVQKFFDPLLHGFRHIPFNDAQALREAIGPCTCAVMLEPIQGEGGVVVPDAAYFQEVRKICDENNLILIFDEVQVGMGRTGKMFAHEHFGITPDIMTLAKALAGGAPIGAMLATDRLAESFTPGTHGSTFGGNPLVTAAAVATIRAIQEEGILNRTEEMGEYLMGELEALHKKFPSLIKDVRGIGLMIGVELAIPGGDIVKTALSRGLLLNCAQEKVLRFVPPLIVGKKEVDDMIAGLTEILAAL
- the argB gene encoding acetylglutamate kinase, coding for MQHLIEKASTLMEALPYIRRFSGKTIVIKYGGHAMAEEKLRKSFALDIILLKYIGINTVVVHGGGPQINETLKRYGIVSEFVQGMRVTDAETMGVVEMVLTGQVNREVVGYINQHGGRAAGLSGKDGSLLVCEKLLQEIRRQDGGVEMVDIGFVGDVVEVNPAILQALEKGGFIPVIAPVGVGRDGQSYNINADVVAGKVAAALGAEKLILLTDVSGVKDKEGELLSSIPLADVPALIENGTVTGGMIPKVTCCTDALAAGVKKAHIVDGRIEHAILLEIFTNVGIGTEIQA
- a CDS encoding hybrid sensor histidine kinase/response regulator is translated as MLELTSNQSLAPLQDRERKTVLLVDDEAVIRDLCKRVLNGYDIVEAADGQEAYEIFLRGGIDVILTDVMMPRLDGIELLKKLKEREPTMVVIIMTGFADKDLILKALKADADDFITKPLNLLQLKSAIEKALVKKALKEEIANLRNLDRFKTVFLSLISHKFRTPITSISLFLQNLASGIIDPSDDGAKEHIKLIYNEACYLGNLVTDLLTFSSVMDSGGGLHLEPCTLNLLLPKILSEAYIIAARPGVTTHITQQTIPELMLDRDKISFALRQVIDNAIKFSREDGVVCVNMRNADGQCEISVEDNGIGISKDQLPKLFEKFYQVDADRTGQVRGFGLGLFYAREFIRMHGGSISIESEENQGTRVLITLPNTASQSP
- the alaS gene encoding alanine--tRNA ligase; the encoded protein is MTGKEIRAQFFNFFQKKGHTLVESSNLIPKNDPTLLFTNAGMNQFKDVFLGLEKRDYIRAVSSQKCVRAGGKHNDLENVGRTARHHTFFEMLGNFSFGDYFKKDAIAYAWEFLTVELGLSKDRLYVTVYNDDDEAADIWHNQEGVPRERIYRFGEKDNFWSMGDTGPCGPCSEIFWDNGPGTGCGSPDCAVGCDCDRYMEIWNNVFMQFNRDKDGTMTPLPKPSVDTGMGLERISAVMQGVTSNYDTDLLQGIIRHIETICGKKYRDDEKDDVSMRVIADHSRATTFLICDGVLPSNEGRGYVLRRIMRRAARHGKMLGVSEPMLYRVVDAVNMMMGDAYPELLERENYVKKVIKAEEERFIETLDRGLAILNEETAALRAKGDKVLSGEVIFKLYDTFGFPVDLTADIVEAEGLTLDEDGFALCMEKQRVKARENWKGSGEQGLASIYKELHGSGIASDFVGYTEQTTYSTISAIVKGGVLVEEANAGDEVEIITAKTPFYGESGGQAGDTGSISTGAAHIEVESTSRPFTDLIVHRGKVVSGNIRNGEAVDLKVATAGRAATARNHTATHLLQAALREVLGDHVKQAGSLVTPDRLRFDFTHFSPMTAEEIRRVETIVNGHVMGNAPVDAREMAAAEALAGGATALFGEKYGDVVRVVRVGDVSMELCGGTHVHGAGEIGLFKIISEAGIAAGVRRIEAQTGNGALAVVHQMEDEQRSVAALLKAEGVSVLDRVEKLLAAQRELQKELEGLQAKMNASKSADLIQQVREQNGVKILSVKVDGDAKAMRELSDTLKDRIGSGIIVLGTADGVKANLLVAVTADLTARWKAGDIIKAIAPIVGGNGGGKPELAQAGGTKPENLAEALEAVYNIVG
- a CDS encoding regulatory protein RecX; the protein is MQRGTALDCCLRLLTLRDHSEAELRKKLSGKGYEEGESEAAVARMKELGYLDDLRFARTFASSALRNGRGVGPRLKLELAKRGVAGPIVSQVLEELSGEYSERELLVQTIERRYPGFDPASASDKEKRRIIGYLQRKGFSLSAIFRELRAQED
- a CDS encoding type IV pilus twitching motility protein PilT, with the translated sequence MTLNEILGIAMKAKGSDIHLKAGLPPIVRIDGSLRAIPNAERLSSEAVRNMAFSIMNDRQKRIFEENYEVDLSYGVPGLGRFRVNTFAQRGTVAMVLRAIPIAIPTLESLNLPPVLKKLSLEQRGLILVTGTTGSGKSTTLASMIDYINEHRTCNIITIEDPVEYLHKDKKSLISQREVGFDTLTFGKALTSALRQDPDVILVGEMRDYETIETALTAAETGHLVLSTLHTLDAAETVNRVISVFPPFHQRQVRMQLAGILRGVISQRLVPRMDGKGRVPAVEVMIGTARIRDCIDDKEKTKQIPEAIAQGHTTYGMQTFDQSLMQLLTRKLITYEEAMRQSSNPDDFALKVSGISSTSDSNWDTFTDEAAPAEGGDKELVIEKY